In a single window of the Gemmatimonadaceae bacterium genome:
- a CDS encoding pseudouridine synthase, protein MRINRALARAGVASRRGADELIAAGRVLVNGVPPSVGQDVEPGRDVITVDGKPIGPAVKNKWIVLNKPSGVMTTRSDPQGRRTVFELVQDIPGLTYVGRLDYMTEGVLLLTTDGEAANALTHPSNEVERTYVATVRGNAAEALRAARRGVELEDGVVKPIDVAARPLGNRLWEFEVTIAEGRTREVRRLCAALDLAVERLVRTRFGPVKLGRLPPGKTRELTSKERDIIQALAR, encoded by the coding sequence ATGCGAATAAATCGTGCGCTTGCCCGCGCCGGCGTCGCTTCCCGCAGAGGCGCCGACGAGCTCATCGCCGCCGGCCGCGTGCTGGTGAACGGTGTCCCGCCGTCCGTCGGTCAGGACGTCGAGCCGGGCCGCGACGTCATCACCGTGGACGGCAAGCCGATCGGCCCAGCCGTAAAGAACAAGTGGATCGTCCTCAACAAGCCCTCCGGCGTGATGACTACGCGCAGCGATCCACAGGGGCGCCGGACCGTCTTCGAACTCGTGCAGGACATACCCGGCCTCACCTACGTCGGCCGGCTCGACTACATGACCGAGGGAGTTCTCCTGCTCACCACCGACGGCGAGGCGGCGAACGCGCTCACGCACCCCAGCAACGAGGTCGAGCGCACGTACGTCGCGACCGTCCGCGGCAATGCCGCCGAAGCGCTCCGCGCCGCGCGGCGGGGGGTCGAGCTCGAGGACGGCGTAGTGAAGCCGATCGACGTGGCGGCGCGGCCGCTCGGAAACCGGCTGTGGGAGTTCGAGGTTACCATCGCGGAAGGCCGCACGCGGGAAGTCCGCCGGCTGTGCGCCGCTCTCGACCTCGCGGTGGAGCGGCTGGTGCGGACCCGTTTCGGTCCCGTGAAACTCGGCCGCCTGCCCCCGGGTAAGACGCGGGAGCTTACCTCGAAGGAGCGCGACATCATCCAGGCGCTGGCAAGATAA
- a CDS encoding DUF58 domain-containing protein: MFRRRATAGAMKVDEAAGPEGRRPRLSAKRVAAEAPSSRAASRTEPALTTPSKDILRQVKLLELRTRGLVNSLFVGEYRSVFKGQGMEFSEVREYQPGDEVRSIDWNVTARMGRPYVKRYIEERELTVMLAVDLSGSEQFGTVRRFKSEAASELAAVLAMSAVRNNDRVGIVLFTDRIEHVVPPRKGRRHVLRIIRDLLAFEPEGTGTDISGTLEYVSRMLTQKSIIFVVSDFLAPGIEHPLKLLAQRHDVVAVTIEDPGERDLPDVGLARFIDPETGETLSIDTSSSGVRSAYETAVSAEREERKHLLRRLSIDEIAIATPDNVVHPLIKFFRTRETRARRR, from the coding sequence ATGTTTCGCCGTCGCGCGACTGCGGGCGCGATGAAGGTCGATGAGGCGGCTGGACCGGAGGGTCGCAGGCCGCGTCTTAGCGCGAAGCGCGTAGCGGCCGAAGCACCCTCCAGTCGAGCCGCCTCGCGCACGGAACCCGCGCTCACAACTCCATCCAAAGACATCCTCCGGCAAGTAAAACTGCTCGAGCTCCGCACGCGCGGGCTCGTCAACTCGCTGTTCGTCGGCGAGTACCGCTCGGTGTTCAAGGGGCAGGGGATGGAGTTCTCCGAGGTGCGCGAGTACCAGCCCGGCGACGAGGTGCGCTCGATCGACTGGAACGTCACCGCGCGAATGGGGCGGCCGTACGTCAAGCGCTACATCGAGGAGCGCGAACTGACCGTCATGCTCGCCGTCGATCTCTCCGGCTCGGAGCAGTTCGGGACGGTGCGCCGCTTCAAGAGCGAGGCGGCCAGCGAGCTGGCGGCGGTGCTGGCCATGTCCGCCGTGCGCAACAACGACCGCGTCGGCATCGTGCTCTTCACCGACCGTATCGAGCACGTCGTACCGCCGCGCAAGGGCCGGCGGCACGTGCTCCGCATCATCCGCGACCTGCTCGCGTTCGAGCCCGAGGGCACCGGCACCGACATCTCCGGCACGCTCGAGTACGTCTCGCGCATGCTCACGCAGAAGTCGATCATCTTCGTGGTCTCCGACTTCCTGGCGCCCGGCATCGAGCACCCGCTCAAGCTGCTGGCGCAGCGGCACGACGTCGTCGCCGTCACGATCGAGGATCCCGGCGAGCGCGATCTACCCGACGTCGGGCTCGCGCGTTTCATCGATCCGGAGACGGGGGAGACGCTGAGCATCGACACCAGCTCCAGCGGCGTCCGCTCCGCGTACGAGACCGCCGTGTCCGCCGAGCGGGAGGAGCGAAAGCATCTGCTCCGGCGGCTGTCGATCGACGAAATCGCCATCGCCACGCCCGACAACGTCGTGCACCCGCTGATCAAGTTCTTCCGCACGCGCGAGACGAGGGCCCGCCGCCGGTGA
- the scpB gene encoding SMC-Scp complex subunit ScpB: MSPLAKLLEAALFASSAPISRESLAELDPDVSDDEVAGALTELRTQYDEAGHGVELIETGGGWQILTRAEYTDAIERAQLASRPARLSAAALETLAIIAYRQPIARAEVEEIRGVNCGAILKSLHERGLIEVTGRAEGMGRPLMYGTTPAFLEQLAIRHLDELPRADELAVALRPAGEVRPSA; this comes from the coding sequence GTGAGTCCGCTAGCGAAGCTGCTTGAAGCCGCGCTGTTCGCGAGCTCGGCCCCGATCTCTCGCGAGAGCCTCGCGGAGCTCGATCCGGATGTGTCCGACGACGAGGTCGCGGGCGCGCTCACGGAGCTGCGCACGCAGTACGACGAGGCGGGGCACGGCGTCGAACTGATCGAGACGGGCGGCGGCTGGCAGATCCTCACGCGCGCCGAGTACACGGATGCGATCGAGCGCGCGCAGCTTGCGAGCCGTCCCGCGCGCCTCTCAGCGGCGGCGCTGGAGACGCTCGCGATCATCGCGTACCGCCAGCCCATCGCGCGCGCGGAAGTCGAAGAGATCCGCGGCGTGAACTGCGGCGCGATTCTGAAGTCGCTGCACGAGCGAGGATTGATCGAAGTGACCGGCCGCGCCGAGGGGATGGGACGCCCGCTGATGTACGGTACTACGCCGGCGTTTCTGGAGCAGCTGGCGATTCGGCATCTCGACGAGCTGCCGCGGGCGGATGAGCTGGCAGTAGCGTTGAGGCCGGCTGGCGAGGTACGGCCGTCAGCTTGA
- the miaA gene encoding tRNA (adenosine(37)-N6)-dimethylallyltransferase MiaA yields MAGDSLRIICGPTAAGKSSIALELAERHGADIISADSRQIYKRFDIGTAKPTTGERNRVQHFGVDIIDPAERYSAARWARDADEWIAECEAAGRIPLVVGGTGFYIRALVEPLADSPVFDTAQRLTIGSELDQLSTEDLRRWCLLLDPARADLGRAQLLRAIETALLSGKRLSEFHAAAPRLQPRRAKFLVVDRGAELQESIARRIDAMFEAGWLDEVRRLESDVAPSAPAWMSSGYSTVRALARGEIDFDAAREKILIETRQYAKRQRTWFRHQIGGTTVTRVDAGSPDARRIIEEWWSNGA; encoded by the coding sequence TTGGCCGGCGATAGCCTGCGCATAATCTGCGGCCCCACCGCCGCGGGCAAGTCATCGATCGCGCTCGAGCTGGCCGAGCGGCACGGCGCCGACATCATCTCCGCCGACTCGCGGCAGATCTACAAGCGCTTCGACATCGGCACTGCCAAGCCGACCACGGGCGAGCGAAATCGGGTGCAGCACTTCGGCGTGGACATCATCGATCCGGCCGAGCGCTACTCGGCGGCGCGCTGGGCGCGCGACGCCGACGAATGGATCGCGGAGTGCGAGGCCGCGGGGAGGATTCCGCTCGTGGTCGGCGGCACCGGCTTCTACATCCGCGCCCTGGTGGAGCCGCTGGCCGACTCGCCCGTGTTCGACACCGCCCAGCGGCTCACCATCGGCTCCGAGCTCGATCAGCTCAGTACCGAGGACCTGCGCCGCTGGTGCCTGCTGCTCGATCCCGCGCGCGCCGACCTCGGCCGCGCGCAGCTCTTGCGCGCCATCGAGACCGCGCTGCTGTCGGGCAAGCGGCTGAGCGAGTTCCACGCGGCCGCGCCGCGGCTGCAGCCCCGGCGCGCGAAGTTCCTCGTCGTCGACCGCGGCGCCGAGCTGCAGGAGAGCATCGCGCGGAGAATCGACGCGATGTTCGAGGCGGGATGGTTGGACGAGGTCCGCCGGCTCGAGAGCGACGTCGCGCCGTCGGCGCCCGCGTGGATGTCATCGGGCTATTCCACCGTGCGCGCGCTGGCGCGCGGTGAGATAGACTTCGACGCCGCAAGGGAGAAGATCCTGATCGAGACGCGGCAATACGCCAAGCGGCAGCGGACCTGGTTCCGGCATCAGATCGGTGGAACGACCGTGACCCGCGTGGACGCGGGCTCGCCGGACGCGCGCCGGATCATCGAGGAATGGTGGAGCAACGGCGCATGA
- the mutL gene encoding DNA mismatch repair endonuclease MutL produces MPTIAILPGAVADQIAAGEVVERPASVVKELVENALDAGATTVDVTVQDGGRALICVADDGSGMDRDDVLLALERHGTSKIRTAADLVGVATFGFRGEALPAISSVSELLLESCTAGGKGLEVRTAAGEVLGVADVARRPGTTVTVSRLFYNVPARQKFLRGARSEWRAIAETMSNMALARRDVRFTLTHDGKQAMSVPPATDLRERLAALYGADYAASLVQVEDLAGAMHTSGLVEKPADVGTRTRRIFITINGRVIRDHGLVRAAEAAYRNTIPPGVRPSLFLDVVLPADLVDVNVHPAKAEVRFRDRWPVERAVEAAVRRALGNWDSSASLGPRAYNPGWNSFQAAARADAALNDAGGLSLEFTASPAHAGNGTPAFEVAGESAADEAVAADDYVPPLFQLHRTYVTFEHDGSGLVLIDQHAAHERILYERFLSALESGGSPSQRLLFPITLHVGGPEIEAFEENREYLEKIGFEVELFGGNTLLVHSVPAPHPRFDAERCLRETLTALTGDRAPGNIARHERLLATVACKAAVKGGDVLAPDEMRALFLALRDTKLPAHDVHGRATIVRIAWDELERRFGRR; encoded by the coding sequence GTGCCCACAATCGCCATTCTCCCCGGCGCCGTCGCCGACCAGATCGCCGCCGGCGAGGTCGTCGAGCGGCCGGCGTCCGTCGTCAAGGAGCTCGTGGAGAATGCGCTCGACGCCGGCGCGACCACCGTCGACGTCACCGTGCAGGACGGGGGGCGCGCGCTCATCTGCGTGGCCGACGACGGCAGCGGCATGGACCGCGACGACGTCCTGCTCGCGCTCGAGCGGCACGGCACGTCGAAGATCAGAACGGCTGCCGATCTCGTCGGCGTCGCCACCTTCGGCTTCCGGGGCGAGGCGCTCCCCGCGATCAGCTCCGTGTCGGAGCTGCTGCTCGAGAGCTGCACCGCGGGCGGGAAAGGGCTCGAGGTCAGGACCGCCGCGGGCGAGGTGCTCGGCGTGGCCGATGTGGCGCGTCGGCCGGGCACGACGGTCACCGTCTCGCGCCTCTTCTACAACGTGCCGGCGCGGCAGAAATTCCTGCGCGGCGCGCGCTCCGAGTGGCGCGCGATCGCGGAGACGATGAGCAACATGGCGCTGGCGCGCCGCGACGTGCGCTTCACGCTCACGCACGACGGCAAGCAGGCGATGAGTGTCCCGCCCGCGACGGATCTGCGTGAGCGGCTCGCCGCGCTGTACGGCGCCGATTACGCCGCGTCGCTGGTGCAGGTGGAGGATCTCGCGGGCGCCATGCACACGAGCGGGCTGGTGGAGAAGCCCGCGGACGTCGGCACCAGGACGCGCCGGATATTCATCACGATCAACGGCCGCGTCATCCGCGACCACGGCCTCGTGCGCGCCGCGGAAGCGGCCTACCGCAACACCATCCCGCCGGGAGTGCGGCCGTCGCTCTTTCTCGACGTGGTGCTGCCCGCCGACCTCGTGGACGTGAACGTTCACCCCGCCAAGGCGGAGGTGCGCTTCCGCGACCGGTGGCCGGTCGAGCGCGCGGTCGAAGCCGCGGTGCGCCGCGCCCTCGGCAACTGGGACAGCTCGGCTTCGCTCGGCCCGCGCGCGTACAACCCGGGCTGGAATTCCTTTCAGGCGGCCGCGCGGGCGGACGCCGCGCTCAACGATGCGGGCGGGTTGTCGCTCGAGTTCACCGCGTCGCCGGCGCACGCCGGGAACGGCACGCCCGCGTTCGAGGTTGCCGGGGAGAGTGCGGCGGACGAGGCCGTTGCCGCCGACGATTACGTCCCGCCGCTGTTTCAGCTGCATCGGACCTACGTCACGTTCGAGCATGACGGCAGCGGCCTGGTGCTGATCGACCAGCACGCGGCGCACGAGCGGATCCTGTACGAGCGGTTCCTGAGCGCGCTCGAGAGCGGCGGCTCGCCGTCGCAGCGGCTGCTCTTTCCCATCACGCTGCACGTCGGCGGCCCCGAGATCGAGGCGTTCGAGGAGAACCGCGAGTATCTGGAGAAGATCGGCTTCGAGGTAGAGCTGTTCGGCGGGAACACGCTGCTGGTGCACAGCGTGCCGGCTCCGCATCCGCGCTTCGACGCCGAGCGCTGCCTGCGCGAGACGCTCACGGCGCTGACCGGCGATCGCGCGCCGGGCAACATCGCGCGGCACGAGCGGCTGCTGGCGACGGTCGCGTGCAAGGCGGCCGTCAAGGGCGGCGACGTGCTCGCGCCGGACGAGATGCGCGCGCTGTTCCTCGCGCTGCGTGACACGAAGCTCCCGGCGCACGACGTACACGGACGCGCCACGATCGTCCGAATCGCCTGGGATGAGCTGGAGCGCCGCTTTGGCCGGCGATAG
- the bshA gene encoding N-acetyl-alpha-D-glucosaminyl L-malate synthase BshA, with protein sequence MEQRRMKIGITCYPTYGGSGAVATELGIALAERGHEVHFITYRQPFRLPSFLPRVFFHEVDVGRYPLFEFPPYDLALAARMHEVVRAHDLQLLHCHYAIPHATSAWIAREMLHETGRDIKLVTTLHGTDITVVGQDPSFQSITRFSIEKSDRITAVSEYLRGETFHAFGCTGCDVRVIHNFVDPTVYDRKRYAPLLREQFGAKQCVVMHVSNFRAVKRVRDVVRIFARIREAVPAMLVMVGDGPDRTLAEEEARKLGVHDAVHFLGKLDVVAPLLAGADLFLLPSQSESFGLSALEALASGVPVVATRAGGLVEVVKEGETGFLCEVGDVDGMARAAVSVLSDPDAWKRMSIAGQHDARSRFSRAEVVSDYERLYEDALAQ encoded by the coding sequence GTGGAGCAACGGCGCATGAAGATCGGCATCACCTGCTATCCCACGTACGGCGGCTCCGGCGCGGTGGCAACCGAGCTCGGCATCGCGCTCGCCGAGCGCGGCCACGAGGTGCACTTCATCACCTACCGGCAGCCGTTTCGCCTGCCGTCATTCCTGCCGCGCGTCTTCTTCCACGAGGTGGACGTCGGGCGCTACCCGCTGTTCGAGTTCCCGCCGTACGACCTCGCGCTCGCCGCGAGAATGCACGAGGTGGTACGCGCGCACGACCTGCAGCTGCTGCACTGCCACTACGCCATCCCGCACGCAACCAGCGCGTGGATCGCGCGCGAGATGCTGCACGAGACCGGCCGCGACATCAAGCTCGTCACGACCCTGCACGGCACCGACATCACCGTGGTGGGCCAGGACCCGTCCTTCCAGTCCATCACGCGCTTCTCGATCGAGAAGTCCGACCGCATCACCGCGGTGTCTGAGTATCTGCGGGGCGAGACGTTCCACGCGTTCGGCTGCACCGGCTGCGACGTGCGCGTGATTCACAACTTCGTGGACCCGACCGTGTACGACCGGAAGCGGTACGCGCCGCTGCTGCGCGAGCAGTTCGGCGCCAAGCAGTGCGTGGTGATGCACGTCTCGAACTTCCGCGCGGTCAAGCGCGTGCGGGACGTCGTCCGCATTTTCGCCAGGATCCGCGAGGCCGTTCCCGCGATGCTGGTGATGGTCGGCGACGGTCCCGACCGCACGCTCGCCGAGGAGGAGGCGCGCAAGCTCGGCGTGCACGACGCCGTGCACTTCCTCGGCAAGCTCGACGTGGTCGCGCCGCTGCTCGCGGGCGCCGACCTGTTCCTTCTTCCCAGTCAGAGCGAGTCGTTCGGGCTGAGCGCGCTCGAGGCGCTCGCCTCGGGCGTGCCGGTGGTCGCGACGAGGGCCGGCGGGCTCGTCGAGGTCGTCAAGGAGGGCGAGACCGGATTCCTGTGCGAGGTCGGCGACGTGGACGGCATGGCGCGCGCCGCGGTGTCGGTGCTGAGCGATCCGGATGCGTGGAAGCGCATGAGCATCGCCGGCCAGCACGACGCTCGCTCCCGCTTCTCGCGCGCCGAAGTCGTGAGCGACTACGAGCGGTTGTACGAGGACGCTCTCGCGCAATGA
- a CDS encoding VWA domain-containing protein, with product MMPVLFQYQWALALAAVVTALTAWLLIHARRRRDARLARLGTPEMIERLAPGALLRQSRLRIVIGTIAVLLAGLAFAGPRWGFERTVVRQSGIDLVLALDASASMLATDEAPSRLEAMKREVRRLRASGRGNRVALIAFAGRSYVLTPLTIDDGGLDLFLDNLDPSVVGQAGSALAPPLRQATALLSLSRSSADKAVVLMSDGEGFEDAAAVVDAAEKAREAGIAVITMGFGTRQGSTIPVREDGRIVLKRDEAGAVVTTRYEPALLQEAARVARGTFIPPDADDRVAAAVQALATLKAEQRSVENRENLAHRYQLFLLPAFLLLMLDALLPALARRRRRLRTFVSNLPERVRPRGFSAGKTPARARAAGTAGAAAMLLLLAGCRQLFPDPTLDNYNAGTQALQADSLERAERLLRMVLDSQRDEIAWRGEFNIGLAHLQRGLALRGDSADPPLDSALVHYRIALKRRPDVFDAKWNYELALREREGGGGGGGGGGGGGGGGAATPQPDPAQGQPTIAPRPRNGLNVDQASGILDAAAEEEQDVQGDKTRRSVPQAPRGKDW from the coding sequence ATGATGCCCGTCCTTTTCCAGTACCAGTGGGCGCTCGCCCTCGCGGCTGTCGTCACTGCCCTCACCGCGTGGCTGCTGATCCACGCCCGCAGGCGGCGCGACGCCCGGCTCGCCCGGCTCGGAACCCCGGAGATGATCGAGCGGCTCGCCCCGGGCGCGCTGCTCCGGCAGTCGCGGCTCCGCATCGTCATCGGCACGATCGCGGTTCTCCTCGCGGGACTCGCGTTCGCCGGACCCCGCTGGGGATTCGAGCGCACGGTCGTGCGCCAGAGCGGCATCGATCTCGTGCTCGCCCTCGACGCCTCGGCCTCCATGCTCGCCACCGACGAAGCGCCGAGCAGGCTTGAGGCGATGAAGCGCGAAGTTCGCCGGCTGCGCGCGAGCGGGCGCGGCAACCGCGTCGCTTTGATCGCCTTCGCGGGGCGCAGCTACGTGCTCACCCCGCTCACGATCGACGACGGTGGTCTCGATCTCTTCCTCGACAACCTCGATCCGAGCGTCGTCGGCCAGGCGGGGAGTGCGCTGGCGCCGCCGCTGCGGCAGGCGACGGCGCTCCTGTCGCTCAGTAGATCGTCGGCGGACAAGGCGGTGGTGCTGATGAGCGACGGCGAGGGATTCGAGGACGCCGCGGCGGTCGTCGATGCCGCCGAGAAAGCGCGCGAGGCCGGGATCGCGGTGATCACGATGGGCTTCGGCACGCGGCAGGGATCGACGATCCCTGTGCGCGAGGACGGCCGTATCGTACTCAAGCGGGACGAGGCCGGCGCGGTAGTGACGACGCGGTACGAGCCCGCACTGCTGCAGGAAGCGGCGCGCGTGGCGCGCGGCACGTTCATCCCGCCGGACGCGGACGACCGGGTCGCCGCGGCGGTGCAGGCGCTGGCGACGTTGAAGGCGGAGCAGCGCAGCGTCGAGAACAGGGAGAATCTCGCGCACCGCTACCAGCTCTTCCTGCTCCCCGCGTTTCTGCTGCTCATGCTCGACGCGCTGTTGCCCGCGCTCGCCCGCCGGCGGCGCCGGCTGCGCACGTTCGTCTCGAACCTGCCCGAGCGGGTGCGGCCCCGGGGATTCAGCGCCGGCAAGACTCCCGCGCGCGCTCGCGCGGCGGGCACGGCCGGAGCCGCCGCGATGCTGCTGCTGCTCGCGGGGTGCCGCCAGCTCTTTCCCGATCCGACGCTCGACAACTACAACGCCGGCACCCAGGCGCTGCAGGCCGACTCGCTCGAGCGGGCGGAGCGGCTCCTGCGGATGGTGCTGGACAGCCAGCGCGACGAGATCGCGTGGCGCGGCGAGTTCAACATCGGCCTGGCTCACTTGCAGCGCGGGCTCGCGCTGCGGGGTGATTCCGCGGATCCGCCGCTGGACAGCGCGCTGGTCCACTACAGGATCGCGCTCAAGCGTCGGCCGGACGTGTTCGACGCGAAGTGGAACTACGAGCTGGCGCTCCGCGAGCGTGAGGGCGGAGGCGGAGGCGGGGGCGGTGGTGGAGGCGGTGGCGGCGGTGGCGCGGCGACGCCCCAGCCGGATCCGGCGCAGGGTCAGCCTACTATCGCGCCGCGCCCGCGCAACGGCCTGAATGTCGATCAGGCGAGCGGGATCCTCGACGCCGCGGCCGAGGAGGAGCAGGACGTGCAGGGCGACAAGACCCGGCGGAGCGTGCCGCAGGCGCCAAGAGGGAAGGACTGGTAG
- a CDS encoding segregation/condensation protein A — MDHVTDRGDNAFVVQIGEFSGPLDLLLTLIRDEQIDIYDIPVARIAEQFLLRIKTLGLDDAADYLEMAARLIRIKAQLLLPRREGEEGWEDPRAELVRRLLEYQQVREVVDVLDRLSEVRRAKFARGYLPQQFSSPAPAAAPLSLSLPELFAAVDRVLRLARKPTIHDVVPRALDVEGAIAVVRDMLALRRNCRWRDLVSTGSEPWEILSVLLALLEMAKRGELKLRQDRAFTEVEINGESASEAA, encoded by the coding sequence GTGGACCACGTAACCGACCGCGGCGACAACGCCTTCGTCGTGCAGATCGGAGAGTTCTCCGGTCCGCTCGACCTGCTCCTCACGCTGATCCGGGACGAGCAGATCGACATCTACGACATTCCCGTCGCGCGGATCGCCGAGCAGTTCCTGCTTCGCATCAAGACGCTCGGGCTCGACGACGCGGCGGACTATCTGGAGATGGCAGCCCGGCTGATCCGCATCAAGGCGCAGCTTCTCCTGCCGCGCCGCGAAGGCGAGGAAGGCTGGGAGGATCCGCGCGCCGAGCTGGTGCGGCGGCTGCTCGAGTACCAGCAGGTGCGCGAAGTCGTGGACGTGCTCGACAGATTGTCGGAGGTGCGCCGCGCGAAGTTCGCGCGCGGGTACCTGCCGCAGCAGTTCAGCTCGCCCGCGCCGGCCGCCGCGCCGCTGTCGCTCTCGCTGCCCGAGCTGTTCGCCGCGGTCGACCGGGTGCTGCGGCTGGCGAGGAAGCCCACGATTCACGACGTGGTCCCGCGCGCGCTGGACGTGGAAGGCGCGATCGCAGTCGTGCGCGACATGCTCGCTCTCCGGCGCAACTGCCGCTGGCGCGACCTCGTGAGCACGGGGTCGGAGCCCTGGGAGATTCTTTCGGTCCTGCTGGCCCTTCTCGAGATGGCGAAGCGCGGCGAGCTGAAGCTGCGGCAGGACCGGGCCTTTACCGAAGTGGAGATCAACGGTGAGTCCGCTAGCGAAGCTGCTTGA
- a CDS encoding VWA domain-containing protein, which yields MTFDSLQLYTPWALALLLLLPLWWILRRRRRPSAIAFSRTGVLAQGPRTGERITRTMFILRNVALAALVLALARPRSTARVENVTSEGINIALAVDLSSSMLAEDFRPQNRLAVAKSRLKEFIAARESDRIALVAFAGEALTQVPLTTDYPILMQAVDNLQAGQLEDGTAIGLGIATAANRLRDAPGRSRVMIVMTDGVNNRGSIDPRTAARAASVYGIKIYTIGVGTVGLAPVPVGRGPAGLRYELQPVRIDEVLLSEVARMTGGRYFRARDAAALRRIYEQIDLLERTTVQSRSYVRYSELFRMPLGLGLLALLGELALLARRAPIP from the coding sequence ATGACCTTCGATTCCCTCCAGCTCTATACGCCGTGGGCGCTCGCGCTCCTCCTGCTTCTCCCGCTCTGGTGGATCCTGCGGCGCCGCCGCCGTCCGTCGGCGATCGCGTTCTCCCGGACGGGCGTGCTCGCCCAGGGACCGCGCACCGGCGAGCGGATCACGCGGACGATGTTCATCCTGCGGAACGTCGCGCTCGCCGCGCTCGTCCTCGCGCTCGCGCGGCCGCGCTCCACCGCGCGGGTGGAGAACGTCACCAGCGAGGGAATCAACATCGCGCTCGCCGTGGACCTCTCCAGCTCGATGCTGGCCGAGGATTTTCGGCCACAGAATCGACTCGCCGTCGCCAAGTCCAGGCTCAAGGAGTTCATCGCCGCGCGCGAGTCCGACCGCATCGCGCTGGTGGCGTTCGCCGGCGAAGCGCTCACGCAGGTGCCGTTGACCACGGACTATCCGATCCTCATGCAGGCCGTGGACAACCTCCAGGCCGGGCAATTGGAGGACGGTACGGCGATCGGACTCGGCATCGCCACCGCTGCGAACCGGCTGCGCGACGCGCCGGGTCGCTCGCGCGTGATGATCGTGATGACCGACGGCGTCAACAACCGCGGGAGCATCGACCCGCGGACCGCGGCGCGCGCGGCGAGCGTGTACGGCATCAAGATCTACACGATCGGAGTCGGCACCGTCGGGCTGGCGCCGGTTCCCGTGGGACGCGGACCGGCCGGGCTGCGCTACGAGCTGCAGCCCGTGCGCATCGACGAGGTGCTGCTGAGCGAAGTCGCGCGGATGACGGGTGGCCGCTATTTCCGCGCGCGCGACGCAGCCGCGCTGCGGCGGATATACGAGCAGATCGATCTGCTGGAGCGGACCACCGTGCAGTCGCGGTCGTACGTGCGGTACAGCGAGCTGTTCCGCATGCCGCTGGGTCTCGGTCTGCTCGCGCTGCTGGGCGAGCTTGCGCTGCTCGCGCGGAGGGCGCCGATTCCATGA
- a CDS encoding MoxR family ATPase yields MSTSAAPVGARSQDTAPPAGDTAMIQNVIAEVGKRVVGQNYMVERLMISLLTGGHVLLEGVPGLAKTLTVRTLAETINTHFQRIQFTPDLLPADVIGTQVYDQSNGQFSVKQGPIFANIILADEINRAPAKVQAALLEAMQEKQVTIGGTTYILEEPFLVLATQNPIEQEGTYPLPEAQVDRFMLKLHIGYPSREEEKLILRRMAGGEPIPVGHVATPQQILAARKRIAELYMDARIVDYIVDIVHATRYPAEAGLAQLAPLIEFGASPRATLSLAQASRAHAFLHGRSFVTPDDVKAIAPDVLRHRVLTTYEAEAEEVTSDAIVARVLEAIRAP; encoded by the coding sequence GTGAGCACTAGCGCAGCGCCGGTAGGGGCCCGCTCCCAGGACACCGCGCCGCCCGCGGGCGACACGGCGATGATCCAGAACGTCATAGCCGAGGTCGGCAAGCGGGTTGTCGGCCAGAATTACATGGTCGAGCGGCTCATGATCAGCCTGCTCACCGGCGGACACGTGCTGCTGGAAGGCGTCCCCGGCCTCGCCAAGACGCTGACCGTGCGGACGCTCGCGGAGACGATCAACACGCACTTTCAGCGGATCCAGTTCACCCCCGACCTCCTGCCGGCGGACGTCATCGGGACGCAGGTGTACGACCAGTCGAACGGCCAGTTCTCGGTGAAGCAGGGGCCGATCTTCGCGAACATCATCCTCGCCGACGAGATCAACCGCGCGCCGGCGAAGGTGCAAGCCGCGCTGCTCGAGGCGATGCAGGAGAAGCAGGTCACGATCGGCGGCACGACCTACATCCTCGAGGAGCCGTTCCTCGTGCTGGCGACGCAGAACCCGATCGAGCAGGAAGGCACGTATCCGCTGCCGGAGGCGCAGGTCGACCGCTTCATGCTCAAGCTGCACATCGGCTATCCGTCGCGCGAGGAGGAGAAGTTGATCCTGCGCAGGATGGCGGGCGGCGAGCCGATTCCGGTGGGGCACGTCGCCACGCCGCAGCAGATCCTCGCGGCCCGCAAGCGGATCGCCGAGCTGTACATGGACGCGCGGATCGTGGACTACATCGTGGACATCGTCCACGCCACGAGGTATCCGGCTGAGGCGGGACTGGCGCAGCTCGCCCCGCTGATCGAGTTCGGCGCGAGCCCGCGCGCGACGCTGTCACTTGCGCAAGCGTCACGCGCGCATGCGTTCCTGCACGGCCGCTCCTTCGTGACGCCGGACGACGTCAAGGCTATCGCTCCCGATGTGCTGCGCCACCGGGTGCTGACGACGTACGAAGCGGAGGCGGAGGAAGTGACGAGCGACGCAATCGTCGCACGGGTGCTCGAGGCTATCCGGGCGCCCTGA